A window of the Citrus sinensis cultivar Valencia sweet orange chromosome 9, DVS_A1.0, whole genome shotgun sequence genome harbors these coding sequences:
- the LOC102624402 gene encoding endoribonuclease Dicer homolog 3 isoform X2, producing the protein MHSPLNSLKRSFGEVHSPNPPDMGSSGHDHAVDGPSSSTNSINFIPRIYQLKVFEVAKRRNTIAVLETGAGKTMIAVMLIKDIAQAIKSNGFKKLIIFLAPTVHLVHQQYDVIRVHTDFEVEEYYGAKGVDEWDSQCWQKEINKNDVLVMTPQILLDALRKAFLSLDIVCFIVIDECHHATGNHPYTKIMKEFYHKSDNKPKVFGMTASPVVRKGVSSAMDCEGQISELESTLDSQVFTIEDKTEMEVFVPSAKESCRFYDQSKFCGSDLKGKLEASWSKFDASLSKLQGSELNCYKDMDDKHKTLRKQLSDYHAKILYCLDELGLICAYEAVKICLEKVLKAQEECEIYRQSSLQCKYFLEEVLHVIGSALPLADKIFLDFGFDYSKAVDLGYISTKLHELLQLFLSFGKSTQVLCIIFVERIIAAKVVERFVKKVPFLTHLTVAYLTGSTTSVDALTPKVQKEVLESFRGGKVNLLFATDVIEEGMHVPNCSYVIRFDLPKTVSSYIQSRGRARQHNSQFILMLERGNLKQRNKLFDIIRSERSVTDTALSRDPEACFLKACTYVKTKSYIVESTGASVTTDSSVNLIHRYCEMLPSDKYYTPKPIFKYKSAEEAYECELTLPSNAPFQTIVGPTSRNKNLSKQLVCLEACEKLHQVGALNDHLLPSVEEPSENNLISKKNESLPGAGTTKRKELHGTTPIRALSGRWGEKCGVILHAYKFNFACSIVTEIYSGFVLLIESELDNDVGNFELELYLVSKTVKATVSSSGQVHLDADQMSKAKCFQELFFNGLFGKLFVKSKSSGSREFLLKRETNSLWSPSYMYLLLPLEIVNTFGDGSWRINWSGINPCASVVEFIKKKSFLGAAQCNNNGGNSSPCRTSPCKTGCHGMDVIHLANGSVDVKNLKDMVVLAIHTGRIYSIIEIVSNSSAESPFDGNTDDDSKTFVNYFSEKYGIVLIHPGQPLLRLKQSHNPHNLLVNFNDGGGSGKGSKSGMNTKKPQMHVHMPPELLVRVNVPISVVKSLYLLPSVMQRLESLMLASQLREEINCHSRNFHIPSSLILEALTTLGCCESFSMERLELLGDSVLKYAVSCHLFLTYPKKHEGQLSARRSWAVCNSTLHKLGTDRKLQGYIRDSAFDPRRWVAPGQLSLRPVPCECGVDTLEVPLDGKFFTQDTKVVVGKPCDMGHRWMGSKTIADCAEALIGAYYVGGGLIAALYMMKWLGIDADLEVSLVDDCITRASLRSYVPRINEIKDIESKIGYEFTVKFLLQEAITHASVQEFYCYQRLEFLGDSVLDLLITWHLYQSHTDIDPGELTDLRSASVNNENFAQATVKKNLYKHLQHCSTLLLSQITEYVKSFPKPGETTDSGPSMKAPKALGDLLESIVGAVLIDTKLNLDEVWRIFKPILSPIVTPDKLELPPLRELIELCDSLGYFVKENCTLKGEMVHAELRLQLKDVLLVGEGQERSRKAAKGKAASQLLKKLEKKRISKGASNTGKLGDDCRQTTKEDLPEPPSCKRQKGTEAAIPAGDSCKKAYCMTVGTPVVAPINMKKGGPRTSLFQLCKTMLWPMPTFETTESKSRTPLVFCEGLEKRTGFSSFVSKITLHIPEFGNVECNGDPRADKKSSFDSAALIMLHELERQGKIIISSS; encoded by the exons atgCATTCGCCATTGAATTCACTGAAGCGAAGCTTTGGTGAAGTACACTCACCAAACCCACCTGATATGGGCTCCAGTGGCCATGATCATGCTGTTGATGGCCCCTCTTCTTCCACCAATTCTATCAACTTCATACCCAGaat ttatcaattgaAGGTGTTTGAAGTTGCAAAGAGGAGGAACACAATAGCTGTGTTGGAGACTGGAGCTGGCAAGACTATGATAGCTGTCATGCTCATCAAAGACATCGCTCAAGCTATAAAGTCTAATGGGTTTAAAAAGttgattattttcttggcTCCAACTGTTCACCTTGTTCACCAG CAATATGATGTTATTAGAGTTCACACAGATTTTGAAGTGGAAGAGTACTATGGAGCTAAGGGGGTTGATGAATGGGATTCACAGTGCTggcaaaaagaaattaataagaatgat GTACTGGTTATGACCCCTCAAATTCTCTTGGATGCCTTGAGGAAGGCATTCTTGAGTCTAGATATTGTATGCTTCATTGTGATAGATGAGTGCCATCATGCCACTGGCAACCATCCgtatacaaaaataatgaag GAATTTTATCACAAATCTGATAACAAGCCAAAGGTTTTTGGAATGACTGCATCACCCGTGGTTAGAAAAG GCGTCTCATCAGCAATGGATTGTGAGGGTCAAATATCAGAACTTGAAAGCACCTTGGATTCGCAG GTTTTCACTATTGAAGACAAAACAGAGATGGAAGTTTTTGTCCCCTCAGCGAAAGAAAGCTGTAGATTTTATGACCAATCAAAGTTTTGTGGTTCGGATTTAAAAGGGAAATTGGAAGCCTCATGGTCTAAG TTTGATGCTTCATTATCAAAGTTGCAAGGGTCAGAGCTAAATTGTTACAAAGACATGGATGATAAACACAAGACACTACGGAAGCAGTTATCTGATTACCATGCAAAGATTTTGTATTGCCTCGATGAGCTTGGTCTCATATGTGCTTATGAG GCTGTTAAAATCTGCCTAGAGAAAGTTCTGAAAGCCCAAGAGGAGTGTGAAATTTATAGACAGAGTTCACTGcagtgtaaatattttcttgagGAAGTATTACATGTAATTGGGAGTGCTTTGCCACTGG CAGACAAAATTTTTCTGGATTTTGGGTTTGACTATTCAAAGGCAGTCGATTTGGGCTACATATCAACAAAATTACATGAACTTCTTCAACTATTTCTATCGTTTGG CAAATCTACTCAAGTATTATgcataatttttgttgaaagaATTATTGCGGCTAAAGTAGTTGAAAGATTTGTGAAGAAAGTACCCTTTTTGACTCATCTCACGGTTGCTTATCTGACTGGAAGTACTACATCAGTTGATGCACTGACACCGAAAGTACAAAAAGAAGTCTTGGAATCATTTCGGGGTGGAAAG GTCAATCTCTTATTTGCCACTGATGTCATAGAGGAGGGAATGCATGTGCCTAATTGCTCTTATGTGATACGTTTTGACTTGCCCAAGACAGTCAGTAGTTATATTCAGTCTCGTGGACGAGCTCGACAACATAACTCCCAGTTTATCTTGATGCTTGAGAG GGGAAACTTGAAACAAAGGAATAAACTTTTTGACATCATCAGGAGTGAGCGGTCGGTGACAGATACAGCTCTGAGTAGAGACCCTGAAGCATGCTTTCTGAAGGCATGTACCTATGTAAAAACAAAGTCATATATTGTGGAGTCGACTGGAGCATCTGTTACTACAGATTCTAGTGTCAATCTCATACATCGATATTGTGAAATGCTCCCCAGTGACAA GTACTACACACCTAAgcctatttttaaatacaagtCAGCTGAAGAGGCTTATGAGTGCGAATTGACATTACCTTCGAATGCGCCCTTTCAAACAATAGTTGGTCCTACAAGtaggaataaaaatttatcaaagcaGCTTGTTTGCTTAGAAGCTTGTGAAAAGCTGCATCAAGTGGGTGCTCTGAATGATCATCTTCTCCCATCTGTAGAAGAACCTTCAGAAAACAATCTCATTTCCAAAAAGAACGAATCATTGCCAGGTGCAG GAACAACAAAAAGGAAGGAATTACATGGGACAACTCCGATTCGTGCATTATCTGGAAGATGGGGAGAAAAATGTGGTGTCATTTTACATGCCTATAAATTCAACTTTGCGTGCAGTATTGTCACTGAGATTTATTCTGGATTTGTTCTCTTGATTGAGTCAGAACTTGATAATGATGTGGGAAATTTtgaattggagctgtattTGGTCTCAAAGACAGTTAAGGCTACTGTTTCTTCTTCTGGGCAGGTGCATTTGGATGCAGATCAG ATGTCCAAAGCAAAGTGCTTTCAGGAATTATTCTTCAATGGCTTGTTTGGAAAGTTGTTTGTCAAATCCAAATCATCCGGAAGTAGAGAATTTTTGCTTAAGAGAGAAACAAACTCATTATGGAGCCCATCATACATGTATTTGCTGCTGCCGCTGGAGATTGTTAACACTTTTGGTGACGGATCTTGGAGAATAAATTGGAGCGGAATCAATCCTTGTGCTTCTGTGGTAGagtttataaagaaaaaatcttttttggGTGCTGCACAATGCAATAATAACGGAGGAAATTCATCACCTTGTAGAACCAGCCCATGCAAGACAGGATGCCATGGCATGGATGTAATTCACTTAGCTAACGGGTCAGTGGATGTGAAAAATCTTAAAGATATGGTAGTATTGGCTATCCATACCGGAAGAATCTACTCTATCATTGAGATAGTTAGCAATTCATCAGCTGAGAGTCCTTTTGATGGAAACACTGATGATGACTCAAAAACCTTTGTGAACTACTTCAGTGAAAA GTATGGAATTGTGCTGATACATCCTGGGCAGCCTTTGCTGCGGTTGAAGCAGAGTCATAACCCACACAACCTTCTTGTGAATTTCAATGATGGAG GTGGTTCTGGTAAGGGATCAAAATCTGGTATGAATACTAAAAAGCCACAAATGCATGTTCACATGCCACCGGAGCTTCTAGTCAGAGTCAATGTTCCAATTAGTGTTGTAAAATCGCTTTACCTTCTTCCATCAGTGATGCAACGTCTGGAGTCACTGATGTTAGCCAGCCAACTTAGGGAAGAGATTAATTGTCATTCTAGAAACTTCCATATACCAAGTTCATTG ATTCTGGAAGCACTTACAACACTTGGATGTTGTGAAAGTTTTTCCATGGAGCGATTGGAATTGCTTGGTGATTCAGTACTTAAGTATGCTGTAAGCTGCCACCTGTTTCTTACATATCCCAAGAAACACGAAGGGCAACTATCTGCTCGGCGTTCATGGGCTGTTTGCAACTCAACCCTTCATAAATTGGGAACTGATCGCAAATTACAG GGATACATACGTGACAGTGCATTTGATCCTCGCCGCTGGGTTGCTCCTGGACAGCTTTCTTTACGCCCTGTTCCTTGTGAATGTGGGGTGGACACTTTGGAAGTACCGCTGgatggaaaattttttactcaggacacaaaagttgttgttggaAAGCCCTGTGACATGGGTCACAGATGGATGGGTTCAAAAACCATAGCTGATTGTGCTGAAGCCCTTATTGGGGCATACTATGTTGGTGGAGGATTGATTGCTGCACTTTATATGATGAAGTGGCTTGGTATAGATGCTGACCTTGAGGTCTCACTTGTTGATGATTGCATTACTAGAGCATCCTTAAGATCATATGTCCCCAGAATCAATGAGATTAAGGACATTGAGTCAAAGATTGGGTATGAATTTACTGTCAAGTTTCTATTACAGGAGGCCATTACCCATGCATCTGTGCAAGAGTTCTACTGTTACCAG AGGCTCGAATTTCTTGGAGACTCTGTACTGGACCTGCTAATAACTTGGCATCTCTACCAGAGCCACACAGATATTGATCCTGGCGAGTTGACTGACTTGCGCTCGGCTTCTGTTAATAACGAAAATTTTGCTCAAGCTACTGTGAAAAAGAACCTCTATAAGCATCTTCAACATTGTTCTACATTACTACTAAGTCAAATAACCGAGTATGTAAAGTCATTTCCTAAACCTGGTGAGACAACGGATTCGGGCCCAAGCATGAAAGCTCCTAAA GCTCTTGGAGACCTGTTGGAAAGTATTGTCGGTGCTGTGTTGATTGATACAAAGCTTAATCTTGATGAAGTGTGGAGAATATTTAAACCAATACTGTCACCAATCGTGACCCCTGATAAACTTGAACTGCCTCCACTGCGTGAACTGATTGAATTGTGCGACTCACTTGGgtattttgttaaagaaaaTTGTACACTTAAGGGTGAAATGGTGCATGCAGAGCTCAGATTGCAGTTGAAAGATGTTCTTTTGGTTGGAGAAGGCCAGGAGCGGAGCAGGAAGGCTGCAAAAGGAAAAGCAGCTTCACAATTGTTAAAGAAACTTGAG aaaaaaagaatttccaaGGGTGCATCCAACACTGGGAAACTGGGGGATGACTGCAGGCAGACGACTAAAGAAGATTTACCGGAGCCACCTAGCTGTAAAAGGCAGAAGGGAACTGAAGCTGCTATACCAGCTGGGGACTCTTGCAAGAAAGCCTACTGCATGACTGTTGGCACCCCAG TTGTTGCACCCATCAACATGAAAAAAGGAGGACCTCGAACCTCTCTTTTTCAACTTTGTAAGACCATGCTTTGGCCAATGCCTACGTTCGAAACAACAGAAAGTAAATCAAG GACTCCGTTGGTATTTTGTGAAGGGCTTGAAAAGAGGACAGGATTTAGCAGCTTTGTTTCGAAAATCACTTTGCATATACCCGaatttggcaatgttgaatgCAATGGCGATCCCAGAGCTGACAAGAAAAGTTCATTTGACTCTGCAGCACTTATCATGCTTCATGAGCTTGAACGACAGGGGAAAATCATCATTAGCAGTTCCTAA
- the LOC102624402 gene encoding endoribonuclease Dicer homolog 3 isoform X1: MHSPLNSLKRSFGEVHSPNPPDMGSSGHDHAVDGPSSSTNSINFIPRIYQLKVFEVAKRRNTIAVLETGAGKTMIAVMLIKDIAQAIKSNGFKKLIIFLAPTVHLVHQQYDVIRVHTDFEVEEYYGAKGVDEWDSQCWQKEINKNDVLVMTPQILLDALRKAFLSLDIVCFIVIDECHHATGNHPYTKIMKEFYHKSDNKPKVFGMTASPVVRKGVSSAMDCEGQISELESTLDSQVFTIEDKTEMEVFVPSAKESCRFYDQSKFCGSDLKGKLEASWSKFDASLSKLQGSELNCYKDMDDKHKTLRKQLSDYHAKILYCLDELGLICAYEAVKICLEKVLKAQEECEIYRQSSLQCKYFLEEVLHVIGSALPLAADKIFLDFGFDYSKAVDLGYISTKLHELLQLFLSFGKSTQVLCIIFVERIIAAKVVERFVKKVPFLTHLTVAYLTGSTTSVDALTPKVQKEVLESFRGGKVNLLFATDVIEEGMHVPNCSYVIRFDLPKTVSSYIQSRGRARQHNSQFILMLERGNLKQRNKLFDIIRSERSVTDTALSRDPEACFLKACTYVKTKSYIVESTGASVTTDSSVNLIHRYCEMLPSDKYYTPKPIFKYKSAEEAYECELTLPSNAPFQTIVGPTSRNKNLSKQLVCLEACEKLHQVGALNDHLLPSVEEPSENNLISKKNESLPGAGTTKRKELHGTTPIRALSGRWGEKCGVILHAYKFNFACSIVTEIYSGFVLLIESELDNDVGNFELELYLVSKTVKATVSSSGQVHLDADQMSKAKCFQELFFNGLFGKLFVKSKSSGSREFLLKRETNSLWSPSYMYLLLPLEIVNTFGDGSWRINWSGINPCASVVEFIKKKSFLGAAQCNNNGGNSSPCRTSPCKTGCHGMDVIHLANGSVDVKNLKDMVVLAIHTGRIYSIIEIVSNSSAESPFDGNTDDDSKTFVNYFSEKYGIVLIHPGQPLLRLKQSHNPHNLLVNFNDGGGSGKGSKSGMNTKKPQMHVHMPPELLVRVNVPISVVKSLYLLPSVMQRLESLMLASQLREEINCHSRNFHIPSSLILEALTTLGCCESFSMERLELLGDSVLKYAVSCHLFLTYPKKHEGQLSARRSWAVCNSTLHKLGTDRKLQGYIRDSAFDPRRWVAPGQLSLRPVPCECGVDTLEVPLDGKFFTQDTKVVVGKPCDMGHRWMGSKTIADCAEALIGAYYVGGGLIAALYMMKWLGIDADLEVSLVDDCITRASLRSYVPRINEIKDIESKIGYEFTVKFLLQEAITHASVQEFYCYQRLEFLGDSVLDLLITWHLYQSHTDIDPGELTDLRSASVNNENFAQATVKKNLYKHLQHCSTLLLSQITEYVKSFPKPGETTDSGPSMKAPKALGDLLESIVGAVLIDTKLNLDEVWRIFKPILSPIVTPDKLELPPLRELIELCDSLGYFVKENCTLKGEMVHAELRLQLKDVLLVGEGQERSRKAAKGKAASQLLKKLEKKRISKGASNTGKLGDDCRQTTKEDLPEPPSCKRQKGTEAAIPAGDSCKKAYCMTVGTPVVAPINMKKGGPRTSLFQLCKTMLWPMPTFETTESKSRTPLVFCEGLEKRTGFSSFVSKITLHIPEFGNVECNGDPRADKKSSFDSAALIMLHELERQGKIIISSS; this comes from the exons atgCATTCGCCATTGAATTCACTGAAGCGAAGCTTTGGTGAAGTACACTCACCAAACCCACCTGATATGGGCTCCAGTGGCCATGATCATGCTGTTGATGGCCCCTCTTCTTCCACCAATTCTATCAACTTCATACCCAGaat ttatcaattgaAGGTGTTTGAAGTTGCAAAGAGGAGGAACACAATAGCTGTGTTGGAGACTGGAGCTGGCAAGACTATGATAGCTGTCATGCTCATCAAAGACATCGCTCAAGCTATAAAGTCTAATGGGTTTAAAAAGttgattattttcttggcTCCAACTGTTCACCTTGTTCACCAG CAATATGATGTTATTAGAGTTCACACAGATTTTGAAGTGGAAGAGTACTATGGAGCTAAGGGGGTTGATGAATGGGATTCACAGTGCTggcaaaaagaaattaataagaatgat GTACTGGTTATGACCCCTCAAATTCTCTTGGATGCCTTGAGGAAGGCATTCTTGAGTCTAGATATTGTATGCTTCATTGTGATAGATGAGTGCCATCATGCCACTGGCAACCATCCgtatacaaaaataatgaag GAATTTTATCACAAATCTGATAACAAGCCAAAGGTTTTTGGAATGACTGCATCACCCGTGGTTAGAAAAG GCGTCTCATCAGCAATGGATTGTGAGGGTCAAATATCAGAACTTGAAAGCACCTTGGATTCGCAG GTTTTCACTATTGAAGACAAAACAGAGATGGAAGTTTTTGTCCCCTCAGCGAAAGAAAGCTGTAGATTTTATGACCAATCAAAGTTTTGTGGTTCGGATTTAAAAGGGAAATTGGAAGCCTCATGGTCTAAG TTTGATGCTTCATTATCAAAGTTGCAAGGGTCAGAGCTAAATTGTTACAAAGACATGGATGATAAACACAAGACACTACGGAAGCAGTTATCTGATTACCATGCAAAGATTTTGTATTGCCTCGATGAGCTTGGTCTCATATGTGCTTATGAG GCTGTTAAAATCTGCCTAGAGAAAGTTCTGAAAGCCCAAGAGGAGTGTGAAATTTATAGACAGAGTTCACTGcagtgtaaatattttcttgagGAAGTATTACATGTAATTGGGAGTGCTTTGCCACTGG CAGCAGACAAAATTTTTCTGGATTTTGGGTTTGACTATTCAAAGGCAGTCGATTTGGGCTACATATCAACAAAATTACATGAACTTCTTCAACTATTTCTATCGTTTGG CAAATCTACTCAAGTATTATgcataatttttgttgaaagaATTATTGCGGCTAAAGTAGTTGAAAGATTTGTGAAGAAAGTACCCTTTTTGACTCATCTCACGGTTGCTTATCTGACTGGAAGTACTACATCAGTTGATGCACTGACACCGAAAGTACAAAAAGAAGTCTTGGAATCATTTCGGGGTGGAAAG GTCAATCTCTTATTTGCCACTGATGTCATAGAGGAGGGAATGCATGTGCCTAATTGCTCTTATGTGATACGTTTTGACTTGCCCAAGACAGTCAGTAGTTATATTCAGTCTCGTGGACGAGCTCGACAACATAACTCCCAGTTTATCTTGATGCTTGAGAG GGGAAACTTGAAACAAAGGAATAAACTTTTTGACATCATCAGGAGTGAGCGGTCGGTGACAGATACAGCTCTGAGTAGAGACCCTGAAGCATGCTTTCTGAAGGCATGTACCTATGTAAAAACAAAGTCATATATTGTGGAGTCGACTGGAGCATCTGTTACTACAGATTCTAGTGTCAATCTCATACATCGATATTGTGAAATGCTCCCCAGTGACAA GTACTACACACCTAAgcctatttttaaatacaagtCAGCTGAAGAGGCTTATGAGTGCGAATTGACATTACCTTCGAATGCGCCCTTTCAAACAATAGTTGGTCCTACAAGtaggaataaaaatttatcaaagcaGCTTGTTTGCTTAGAAGCTTGTGAAAAGCTGCATCAAGTGGGTGCTCTGAATGATCATCTTCTCCCATCTGTAGAAGAACCTTCAGAAAACAATCTCATTTCCAAAAAGAACGAATCATTGCCAGGTGCAG GAACAACAAAAAGGAAGGAATTACATGGGACAACTCCGATTCGTGCATTATCTGGAAGATGGGGAGAAAAATGTGGTGTCATTTTACATGCCTATAAATTCAACTTTGCGTGCAGTATTGTCACTGAGATTTATTCTGGATTTGTTCTCTTGATTGAGTCAGAACTTGATAATGATGTGGGAAATTTtgaattggagctgtattTGGTCTCAAAGACAGTTAAGGCTACTGTTTCTTCTTCTGGGCAGGTGCATTTGGATGCAGATCAG ATGTCCAAAGCAAAGTGCTTTCAGGAATTATTCTTCAATGGCTTGTTTGGAAAGTTGTTTGTCAAATCCAAATCATCCGGAAGTAGAGAATTTTTGCTTAAGAGAGAAACAAACTCATTATGGAGCCCATCATACATGTATTTGCTGCTGCCGCTGGAGATTGTTAACACTTTTGGTGACGGATCTTGGAGAATAAATTGGAGCGGAATCAATCCTTGTGCTTCTGTGGTAGagtttataaagaaaaaatcttttttggGTGCTGCACAATGCAATAATAACGGAGGAAATTCATCACCTTGTAGAACCAGCCCATGCAAGACAGGATGCCATGGCATGGATGTAATTCACTTAGCTAACGGGTCAGTGGATGTGAAAAATCTTAAAGATATGGTAGTATTGGCTATCCATACCGGAAGAATCTACTCTATCATTGAGATAGTTAGCAATTCATCAGCTGAGAGTCCTTTTGATGGAAACACTGATGATGACTCAAAAACCTTTGTGAACTACTTCAGTGAAAA GTATGGAATTGTGCTGATACATCCTGGGCAGCCTTTGCTGCGGTTGAAGCAGAGTCATAACCCACACAACCTTCTTGTGAATTTCAATGATGGAG GTGGTTCTGGTAAGGGATCAAAATCTGGTATGAATACTAAAAAGCCACAAATGCATGTTCACATGCCACCGGAGCTTCTAGTCAGAGTCAATGTTCCAATTAGTGTTGTAAAATCGCTTTACCTTCTTCCATCAGTGATGCAACGTCTGGAGTCACTGATGTTAGCCAGCCAACTTAGGGAAGAGATTAATTGTCATTCTAGAAACTTCCATATACCAAGTTCATTG ATTCTGGAAGCACTTACAACACTTGGATGTTGTGAAAGTTTTTCCATGGAGCGATTGGAATTGCTTGGTGATTCAGTACTTAAGTATGCTGTAAGCTGCCACCTGTTTCTTACATATCCCAAGAAACACGAAGGGCAACTATCTGCTCGGCGTTCATGGGCTGTTTGCAACTCAACCCTTCATAAATTGGGAACTGATCGCAAATTACAG GGATACATACGTGACAGTGCATTTGATCCTCGCCGCTGGGTTGCTCCTGGACAGCTTTCTTTACGCCCTGTTCCTTGTGAATGTGGGGTGGACACTTTGGAAGTACCGCTGgatggaaaattttttactcaggacacaaaagttgttgttggaAAGCCCTGTGACATGGGTCACAGATGGATGGGTTCAAAAACCATAGCTGATTGTGCTGAAGCCCTTATTGGGGCATACTATGTTGGTGGAGGATTGATTGCTGCACTTTATATGATGAAGTGGCTTGGTATAGATGCTGACCTTGAGGTCTCACTTGTTGATGATTGCATTACTAGAGCATCCTTAAGATCATATGTCCCCAGAATCAATGAGATTAAGGACATTGAGTCAAAGATTGGGTATGAATTTACTGTCAAGTTTCTATTACAGGAGGCCATTACCCATGCATCTGTGCAAGAGTTCTACTGTTACCAG AGGCTCGAATTTCTTGGAGACTCTGTACTGGACCTGCTAATAACTTGGCATCTCTACCAGAGCCACACAGATATTGATCCTGGCGAGTTGACTGACTTGCGCTCGGCTTCTGTTAATAACGAAAATTTTGCTCAAGCTACTGTGAAAAAGAACCTCTATAAGCATCTTCAACATTGTTCTACATTACTACTAAGTCAAATAACCGAGTATGTAAAGTCATTTCCTAAACCTGGTGAGACAACGGATTCGGGCCCAAGCATGAAAGCTCCTAAA GCTCTTGGAGACCTGTTGGAAAGTATTGTCGGTGCTGTGTTGATTGATACAAAGCTTAATCTTGATGAAGTGTGGAGAATATTTAAACCAATACTGTCACCAATCGTGACCCCTGATAAACTTGAACTGCCTCCACTGCGTGAACTGATTGAATTGTGCGACTCACTTGGgtattttgttaaagaaaaTTGTACACTTAAGGGTGAAATGGTGCATGCAGAGCTCAGATTGCAGTTGAAAGATGTTCTTTTGGTTGGAGAAGGCCAGGAGCGGAGCAGGAAGGCTGCAAAAGGAAAAGCAGCTTCACAATTGTTAAAGAAACTTGAG aaaaaaagaatttccaaGGGTGCATCCAACACTGGGAAACTGGGGGATGACTGCAGGCAGACGACTAAAGAAGATTTACCGGAGCCACCTAGCTGTAAAAGGCAGAAGGGAACTGAAGCTGCTATACCAGCTGGGGACTCTTGCAAGAAAGCCTACTGCATGACTGTTGGCACCCCAG TTGTTGCACCCATCAACATGAAAAAAGGAGGACCTCGAACCTCTCTTTTTCAACTTTGTAAGACCATGCTTTGGCCAATGCCTACGTTCGAAACAACAGAAAGTAAATCAAG GACTCCGTTGGTATTTTGTGAAGGGCTTGAAAAGAGGACAGGATTTAGCAGCTTTGTTTCGAAAATCACTTTGCATATACCCGaatttggcaatgttgaatgCAATGGCGATCCCAGAGCTGACAAGAAAAGTTCATTTGACTCTGCAGCACTTATCATGCTTCATGAGCTTGAACGACAGGGGAAAATCATCATTAGCAGTTCCTAA